In Granulicella tundricola MP5ACTX9, a single genomic region encodes these proteins:
- a CDS encoding CRTAC1 family protein yields MSSARSLRLSLALLAVCSPLLAQTPLESQKQSAQEGAQAPGHGGSGTAGIFPPVLDSAKRPITAGGTVKTGPIVFADIAQKAGLTSWHHTMGSPEKRYIIDTLGSGVALLDYDNDGWLDIYLVNGSTAPALAGKQPSPHAALFHNNHDGTFTDVTAKAGVANDRWGIGVAVGDYDNDGWPDLYVTNFGGNRLFHNNHDGTFTDVAVKAGVALGNWSTGATWGDYDGDGKLDLFVPGYVHYDLKNQSGDATVPLTFCQYRGVKTMCGPRGLPGESDHLFHNNGDGTFTDVSEKAGVSDKSGYYGLASVFIDVNNDGRADLLVANDSTPNYLYLNQGNGTFEDVSYASGYALNKDGRETASMGIAVADYRNNGLIDIYNTTFSDDYKPLYRNDGDANFTDISYETHISELTIPFLGWGTAFLDYDNDGWRDLLEVNGHVYRNADTNNWGTTWAQRPLLFHNVAGKSFDTVPAVEGTGLAAAMTSRGLAVGDLFNDGRTDAVINNLDAAPALLRNVDNDKHHWVAFRLTGGPKSPRDAIGATLYLTANGMRQRADIFSGGSFASTSDMRPHFGLGSATTVEKLEVHWPSGLREQFAVPTIDQFQSITEGKGTEIAKPTTVPDSK; encoded by the coding sequence ATGTCATCCGCTCGTTCGCTCCGACTTTCGCTTGCACTTCTCGCCGTATGCTCGCCGCTGCTCGCGCAGACTCCGTTGGAAAGCCAGAAGCAATCCGCGCAGGAGGGTGCGCAGGCTCCGGGGCATGGAGGCTCCGGGACCGCCGGCATCTTTCCGCCCGTGCTTGATTCCGCCAAGCGTCCTATCACCGCGGGCGGCACGGTCAAGACTGGCCCCATTGTGTTTGCGGACATCGCCCAGAAGGCCGGGCTGACAAGCTGGCACCACACCATGGGCTCGCCGGAGAAGCGCTACATCATTGACACGCTTGGTTCCGGCGTCGCGCTCTTGGACTACGACAATGATGGCTGGCTGGATATCTACCTCGTCAACGGCAGCACCGCGCCAGCGCTCGCAGGCAAACAGCCCTCACCGCACGCTGCGCTCTTCCACAACAACCATGACGGCACCTTCACGGACGTGACCGCGAAGGCCGGCGTGGCGAACGATCGCTGGGGCATCGGCGTGGCTGTCGGGGACTACGACAACGATGGCTGGCCGGACCTGTACGTCACCAACTTTGGCGGTAACCGGCTCTTCCACAACAATCATGACGGCACCTTCACGGATGTGGCCGTCAAGGCGGGCGTGGCGCTCGGCAACTGGAGCACCGGCGCAACCTGGGGCGACTACGACGGCGACGGCAAGCTTGATCTGTTCGTCCCCGGCTACGTCCACTATGACCTCAAGAATCAGTCCGGTGACGCCACCGTTCCGCTGACCTTCTGCCAGTATCGCGGCGTCAAGACCATGTGCGGTCCGCGCGGTCTCCCTGGCGAGTCCGATCATCTCTTCCACAATAACGGCGATGGCACCTTCACCGACGTGAGCGAGAAGGCCGGCGTCAGCGACAAATCCGGCTACTACGGGCTGGCCTCCGTCTTCATCGACGTCAATAACGACGGCCGCGCGGACCTGCTCGTGGCCAATGACTCCACCCCGAATTATCTCTATCTCAACCAGGGCAACGGCACGTTTGAGGACGTCTCCTACGCCTCCGGCTACGCGCTCAACAAGGATGGCCGCGAGACTGCGTCGATGGGCATTGCGGTGGCGGACTACCGCAACAACGGCCTCATCGATATCTACAACACCACCTTCTCAGACGACTATAAGCCGCTGTACCGCAACGACGGCGACGCCAACTTCACCGACATCAGCTACGAGACCCACATCTCTGAGTTGACCATCCCGTTCCTCGGCTGGGGTACTGCGTTCCTCGACTACGACAACGACGGCTGGCGCGATCTGCTGGAAGTCAACGGCCACGTCTACCGCAACGCCGATACCAACAACTGGGGCACCACCTGGGCGCAGCGTCCGCTGCTGTTCCACAACGTCGCAGGCAAAAGCTTTGACACGGTTCCGGCGGTCGAGGGCACCGGCCTGGCTGCCGCCATGACCTCGCGCGGCCTGGCTGTGGGAGACCTCTTCAACGATGGCCGTACGGATGCGGTCATTAATAACCTGGACGCGGCTCCGGCGTTGTTGCGCAACGTGGACAACGATAAGCACCACTGGGTCGCCTTCCGCCTTACTGGTGGCCCGAAGAGCCCACGCGACGCCATCGGCGCAACGCTTTACCTCACTGCCAACGGCATGAGGCAGCGTGCGGACATCTTCTCCGGCGGCAGCTTCGCTTCCACCTCCGATATGCGCCCGCACTTCGGCCTGGGCAGCGCGACTACGGTTGAGAAGCTTGAGGTTCATTGGCCCAGCGGACTCAGGGAGCAGTTTGCCGTTCCCACCATCGACCAATTTCAATCGATCACGGAAGGGAAGGGAACGGAGATTGCGAAGCCGACCACCGTGCCGGACTCGAAGTAG
- a CDS encoding glycoside hydrolase family 88/105 protein has translation MMSMGRRLTGLAAGLILASGAVVAGAQTDYFNNWPQGTSPAEVGKALSEHFVTSPHQYTATIHYSEAASWYGALTFAQLTHDDALRAELIKKFEPLMPGGAEASHIPLRKHVDDEIFGIVPLEIGLQTKEPRFLTEGKKWADRQWENPQPDGLSSETRYWIDDMYMLTILQLEAFRATGDRKYLDRDAREMVSYLARLQQPKGLFFHAQDVPFYWGRGDGWVAAGMAEMLRSLPADHPQRPAILAGYKKMMAALLKYQGKDGMWRQLIDQDDAWPESSSSAMFSFAMITGVKNGWLDAASYGPAARRGWIATVGYVDQNHDITSVCEGTNKLADRAYYLARKRRTGDFHGQAPMLWAASALLR, from the coding sequence ATGATGAGTATGGGACGAAGGCTGACAGGCCTGGCTGCGGGATTGATCCTTGCTTCGGGCGCGGTGGTGGCGGGCGCACAGACAGACTACTTCAACAACTGGCCGCAGGGTACCTCGCCTGCAGAGGTGGGCAAGGCGCTCTCGGAACATTTCGTGACCAGCCCCCACCAGTACACGGCGACCATCCACTACTCGGAAGCTGCAAGCTGGTACGGTGCGCTGACCTTCGCGCAACTGACGCATGACGACGCACTCCGCGCGGAGCTGATCAAGAAGTTTGAGCCGCTGATGCCGGGCGGCGCTGAGGCCTCGCACATTCCACTGCGGAAGCATGTGGACGATGAGATCTTCGGCATCGTCCCGCTGGAGATCGGCCTTCAAACCAAAGAGCCTCGCTTCCTCACCGAAGGCAAGAAGTGGGCGGACCGGCAGTGGGAGAATCCGCAGCCTGATGGCCTTTCCTCCGAGACACGCTACTGGATCGACGATATGTACATGCTGACGATCCTGCAGTTGGAGGCCTTCCGCGCGACCGGTGACCGCAAGTATCTCGACCGCGACGCCAGGGAGATGGTCTCGTACCTGGCCAGGCTGCAGCAGCCTAAAGGGCTCTTCTTCCATGCGCAGGATGTGCCCTTCTACTGGGGACGCGGTGATGGATGGGTCGCAGCCGGCATGGCTGAGATGCTTCGCAGCCTCCCTGCGGATCATCCACAGCGGCCTGCGATTCTGGCGGGCTATAAGAAGATGATGGCCGCGCTGCTGAAGTACCAGGGCAAGGACGGCATGTGGCGGCAGTTGATCGATCAGGACGATGCGTGGCCTGAATCATCAAGCTCTGCGATGTTCAGCTTCGCGATGATCACGGGCGTGAAGAACGGCTGGCTGGATGCCGCGTCGTATGGTCCTGCGGCGCGGCGCGGCTGGATCGCTACGGTGGGCTATGTCGATCAGAACCATGACATCACCAGCGTGTGCGAAGGCACGAACAAGCTTGCGGATCGGGCGTACTACCTCGCACGCAAACGCCGTACGGGCGACTTCCACGGGCAAGCCCCGATGCTCTGGGCCGCCTCCGCGCTGCTACGCTAG
- a CDS encoding c-type cytochrome, translating to MLTPFKSILNVCLALTSVFAARLLVSSATVHADSTSVRRGAELFAENGCAHCHGTNGIGGGKGPDLNNVAHHMKPKEIATQIHDGGKNMPPYGDALSDQQVADLIDYLHSKRR from the coding sequence GTGCTGACTCCTTTCAAATCGATCCTGAACGTCTGTCTCGCGCTGACCTCAGTCTTTGCGGCACGCCTCCTGGTCTCTTCCGCCACAGTCCACGCCGACTCGACCTCCGTCCGCCGCGGGGCTGAATTATTTGCAGAGAACGGCTGCGCGCACTGCCATGGCACCAACGGCATCGGCGGAGGCAAAGGGCCGGACCTGAATAACGTCGCTCACCATATGAAACCAAAAGAGATAGCGACTCAGATCCATGATGGAGGCAAAAATATGCCCCCTTACGGCGACGCTCTCAGCGATCAACAGGTGGCAGATCTGATTGATTATCTTCACTC
- a CDS encoding tetratricopeptide repeat protein translates to MSQAIRNPSPTRSRLLGLFAVLTVAILSLSMPHGVRAGSENDAAADARKAYSAKEAKAYTYKFDSTKPFLPSNMQTDTGEFIDPKSFPTAQYCQHCHQAAHAQWRQSAHANSNRVPYYLRNVNLLIAEKGISFSRHCEGCHDPVAMAAGAITDGAPRKRPYDQDGVTCMVCHSIKSVDTRGTGSYVLAEPAVLVDETGQPIHRPVSDGEILSHLDRHSAAVMKPLYKTPEFCSTCHKAALPHQLNDYKWQRAISLYDEWQNSSFAKESPLPFYKKDVVSTCQTCHMQREDLGSASDSGAKKNQLVSHRWLGANTVIPQIYHYPEQGEKVTAFLQNAVFNVDLFALEPEATASGQPALIAPLGMSAYTLTPGQRVTASVVIQNKGNAHSHVPEQRDMYESWVAFTVKDAAGKTIAESGFIQPGGELDESAHSFTNRLINKQGGINSLHQVWDNRVVAYNNTIQSGRSQLIRYAFTMPKSGPVTVTAAVRYRRFDQHFIDFGMSMPAGQHYQQPIVDMVSTTRTFAVGVNSAIKPLPNENPEWMRWNNYGIGLLDAQQYAGSVAAFEHVAKLRPDYPDAPTNIGLTYIQWEKYDEAMPYIEKSLALGKDNARALYYRALVERNQGQVDEAIVDLQKVAAQFPRSRDAHRELGFSYYQQHKYPLARAEYETVQSIDPDDLAAHYNLAILYRRLGLKDKATEQAAYFADQKDDPTASVYALEYLRKHHEIAQESVPWHVHDLDHKGKDEPLPATAASASATMAVLHRLEAPELLPDPTAQGGLH, encoded by the coding sequence GTGAGCCAAGCCATCCGCAATCCGTCTCCAACTCGTTCCCGGCTCCTCGGTCTCTTCGCCGTACTGACGGTCGCCATCCTCTCTCTGTCTATGCCGCACGGAGTGCGCGCAGGCTCAGAGAACGATGCTGCCGCAGACGCGCGCAAGGCCTACAGCGCCAAGGAAGCCAAGGCCTACACCTACAAGTTCGATTCGACGAAACCGTTTCTCCCTTCGAACATGCAGACGGATACGGGCGAGTTCATCGACCCCAAATCCTTCCCCACGGCGCAGTACTGCCAGCACTGTCACCAGGCCGCGCATGCTCAGTGGCGTCAGTCCGCGCACGCCAACTCCAACCGCGTCCCGTACTACCTGCGCAACGTGAACCTGCTCATCGCGGAGAAGGGAATCAGTTTCTCTCGCCACTGCGAGGGTTGCCACGATCCCGTCGCGATGGCTGCAGGAGCGATCACGGATGGCGCGCCGCGTAAGCGTCCGTACGACCAGGACGGCGTTACCTGCATGGTCTGCCACTCCATCAAGAGCGTGGACACGCGCGGCACTGGCAGCTATGTTCTCGCGGAGCCCGCGGTGCTGGTCGACGAGACCGGCCAGCCCATCCACCGGCCTGTGTCCGATGGCGAGATACTGTCCCATCTGGACCGCCACTCCGCCGCAGTCATGAAGCCGCTCTACAAGACCCCCGAGTTCTGCTCCACCTGCCATAAGGCCGCGCTGCCGCATCAGCTCAACGACTACAAATGGCAGCGCGCCATCTCGCTCTATGACGAGTGGCAGAACTCCTCCTTCGCCAAAGAATCGCCGCTGCCGTTCTACAAGAAGGACGTGGTCTCCACCTGCCAGACGTGCCACATGCAGCGTGAGGATCTTGGTTCAGCGTCAGACTCCGGCGCGAAGAAGAACCAGCTTGTCTCGCATCGCTGGCTCGGCGCGAACACCGTCATTCCGCAGATCTATCACTATCCCGAGCAGGGCGAGAAGGTTACTGCCTTCCTGCAGAATGCAGTGTTCAACGTAGACCTCTTCGCGCTCGAGCCTGAGGCTACCGCATCCGGTCAGCCTGCGCTGATCGCACCGCTCGGCATGTCAGCTTATACGCTGACGCCCGGCCAGCGAGTCACCGCCTCCGTTGTCATCCAGAACAAGGGCAACGCCCACTCGCATGTGCCGGAGCAGCGTGACATGTACGAGTCCTGGGTTGCCTTCACGGTGAAGGACGCCGCCGGCAAGACCATTGCGGAGAGCGGGTTCATCCAGCCTGGCGGTGAGCTTGATGAGTCTGCACATAGCTTCACCAATCGCCTGATCAACAAGCAGGGAGGCATCAACAGCCTGCACCAGGTTTGGGATAATCGAGTCGTCGCGTACAACAACACCATTCAGTCTGGCCGCTCGCAGTTGATCCGTTACGCCTTCACGATGCCGAAGAGTGGCCCCGTTACGGTCACTGCAGCCGTTCGTTATCGCCGCTTCGACCAGCACTTTATTGACTTCGGCATGAGCATGCCCGCAGGGCAGCACTATCAGCAGCCCATCGTGGATATGGTGTCTACTACCCGCACCTTTGCAGTCGGCGTGAATTCCGCCATCAAGCCTCTGCCCAACGAGAATCCGGAGTGGATGCGCTGGAACAACTACGGCATCGGCCTACTGGACGCTCAGCAGTACGCCGGCAGCGTCGCGGCCTTTGAGCACGTGGCGAAGCTCCGCCCGGACTACCCCGATGCGCCCACCAACATCGGCCTCACCTACATCCAGTGGGAGAAGTACGACGAGGCCATGCCTTATATTGAAAAGTCTCTCGCGCTTGGCAAAGATAACGCCCGGGCCCTGTACTATCGGGCCCTTGTCGAGCGCAATCAGGGTCAGGTTGACGAAGCAATCGTCGATCTGCAGAAGGTGGCAGCCCAGTTTCCGCGTTCCAGAGATGCACACCGGGAGCTGGGCTTCTCCTACTACCAACAGCATAAGTACCCGCTTGCCCGCGCCGAGTATGAGACCGTCCAGTCGATCGATCCCGATGATCTGGCCGCGCACTATAACCTTGCAATCCTCTATCGCCGCCTGGGTCTCAAGGACAAGGCCACCGAACAGGCCGCCTACTTTGCGGACCAGAAGGACGATCCCACCGCGAGCGTCTACGCGCTGGAGTACCTGCGCAAACATCATGAGATCGCGCAGGAGTCCGTCCCATGGCACGTCCACGATCTCGACCACAAGGGTAAGGACGAGCCGCTCCCGGCCACCGCTGCGTCGGCTTCCGCTACCATGGCTGTCCTTCACCGCCTGGAAGCGCCGGAGCTTTTGCCTGACCCCACCGCCCAGGGCGGGCTCCACTAA